TATGATATCATTTAACTCGTTTGCAACGACGAATTAACAAAAAAATAATTGATAATTTAAAACTCACCCTACACAATCAAATGAAAAACAGCTTTTTAAAAAAATAAAAGACATTAACCTCAAGCCTATTACATAGTTTCTATCATTTAATGCAATTCCTTGAATCTGTATAGACACATTGAATCGTGAACCTAAATCCTTGAAGAAAAGAACGCAAACCTATCCAACAATAGTAGAGGAAGTTACTTTACAAATATCAGACTCAGTCTTTGAACTTAAATTCAGTAACCATTGCAGCATGATCTGAGGGGTATTTAACCGGATGTTTATCAATCACAAACGACTTTATTGCCTTCAGTTGATGACCTTTGTAATAAATGTAATCGATCCGATCTTTAAAAGCTTTTGGAAATTGCGGACTCCAGGTGATGCCTCTATCTTTTAATGGATCAGGATAAAGCTCGCGGAAGCTATCAATGAATCCTGCTTTTTGCATGACATTGCTTGCAGGAAAATTTATTACGTAGCCGCTATTGAGGTGACGGGTGGCTTCGGTATAATCAAGATGAGAACCGGTATTGAAATCACCACAAAAAATTACCGGAATAGCAGTTTGGCTGACATAAGGCTCAATTTTCTGCAGAATATTACGAAGTCGTTGAGCATTTACCTTGTCTTGCTGTCGTTGCCAATCAGCAGTATCAATGGGTTTCCCCTTTTCAATCATTTCCCAGTAATCAAAAGGATAATTAAGCCAATTGGTAAAAAACAGGATTCGTTTATTCTTAGCTAATCTGAGATAAGCCCCTCCGTTATAAAAGGGTTCATACCCATCCGCTGTTTCTTCTATTGGATAGCGGCTCATAATCGAAAGATTTGTACTCCGCAGATAAAAATAAAAGCCCAAGGCATCAGCAATTTTTGCCCCCGAACCATACGTCTCTTGCATCGAAACAATATCAGCTCCAGAGCTTTTGATAACATCCACAATACGCTGTACTCCAACTTCTTTACCCGTTTCATTGCCCCCATGCCAAATGTTATAGTTCATTACTTTAAAAGTGCCTATTACATGCATTTCTGCTTCTTTCTTTCCAGAGGAATAGCACTTTGCATATTCATTAATGAAATAAGTTGAAGGCAGTATCTGATCAAATACTTTTACTTCATCAATGCAGCCATTAAAAGTGTCCCATTCGCCAATATCGCCGGAAGGCTTACCGCCAATATGCAGTTCATCAGCAACATTAACACTGTCGAGGCCAGGCGTATAATAAATGGCAACGTTTAAACCATCATAATATAAACGGCTTTCTTTCTTGTCAGTATCATAAGTAAAAGCCAATAAATGCCATTGTTGATCCTTAATACTCTGTCGTTGTGGAGTGGGATTGTAATCGTAGCTTGTATTTGAATCACTGATTTTCCAATACCATGCTCCATTAGCTTGTGCACCAATACTCCAGCCAAACTGCTTTTTATTTTCTTCTTTTACTGCTCTTATGATCTCGTAATTGCTTTGCAAATTTTGAGCAGCTTTAACCCAAAGTACTATTGAAAATGATTGCTTATTGTTGTGTAATGCGTAGGGCATTTTAAGCACGTTTCGTTGAGACGCTGAAGCAGAAAGATCAAGTGCTGAGCCATTTAAAGATTTAATGGTATTGTAGCTGGGATCAGCATTAAAAGAATGCTGATAGATGGCGGTCTGGGCAAAGACGCTGGTTGTTAACAGGATGCCACTCAGGAGAAAAATAAAGCTGATTTGTTTTTTTATAATCATTATGTACACCTATCCTTCTAAAAATTTAGAACTTTTTAAAGTTTTCGAACGCTTCAATAGAGATAAAATAACCGGCTACAAATAACCATGCAGTCGGATTGTACTTGGTTACCATTTCAAAAATTTCTTTAACACAACAGTTGTTTATGACAATTTTTAAATGATCACCAACCAACTATTCTTTGATAATCCTTATTGTTTGAATTTTCTCTTGCGCAACTATTTGTATTAAGTAAATTCCATTTTTAAAAGCTCTTAAATCCAATGTATTGTGATCATTCATTTTGAAATTAATAGTCTTGTTTAGAATTTTTCTTCCATCCAAATCAGACACGAAAACTTGTGAAGAAAAATCCTCTGATGAAACTAAAGTTATCAGTCCGTTCGATGGATTTGGATAGGCTTTAATTTCTAAAGAAGTATTATTTAATGTTGATTCATTAGTTTTCTCGCTACTCGTTTTTATTGTAGGACCTGAAACGGTAGCTGGGATAGAGATAGTTGCAACCATTGCTTTATGATCAGATGGCCAAGGCAAGGTTGATGCTTCGAAAATATCATTTCCATTACCTCCGGCTGTTGCAACATTATAAGCATAAGAACTAACTGGTCCAACTATGGCCGCAGTAGTAGCCGTTACACCCTCTCCTTTATAAAAAATATAATCAATACGATCTCTTTCATCACTCAATGGAGTCCAACTGGTGCTCACTCCTCCGTTTGTGGCAACAGCTGGCCAAGTAATTCCTGGATTTAACACCTCATCAGGATAAACTTGACGATATGCATCTGTATAGCCATTATTTTTAAGGGAAAGCGTTGTGTTCCATTGATAAACCACACCATTATGATCGTATAAATTTGCTTGTCTTGCAGTCCAATCTAAGCAAGAAGGCTCGTTGAAATCACCAATTAACAGAACAGGACGAGTTTCGTTTTGCATGTACGAAATAAAAGCTACGATTTGCTCATCTCTCTGAGAGCCTAGATTTTGACCTGAAATTGCTGTTAAATTGGTTTCGGGTGCAAAGGGATTTAATGGATTCCATCCCGCATATGCTCCTGAACCACCACAAGCATAACCACGAGGTAAATAGGTAGCATAATAGGTGTAATCTAAATGCGAAGGGCAAACAACAACAGTAGTTCCATTTACATTCACATTATAAACAACAGTTGCACCATTTAATATTGGACCCGACAAACTAATAGGATATTTACTGATAATCGAAACATCAGAACCTGTTACATATCCTCTATAATACGTTTTGCCAACTGCCGCAAGATCGTTAACAATTTTTGTCGTCCAGTCGCCATTATAATTTCGAACTTCCGTAAAACCCACGATATCAGGATTTACTGAATTAATTACATCTCTGATGTAAGTCATACCATTTGCAACCGATGTTCCTTCCTGCCACACATTGAACTGCATCACTTTTAAAAGACTTGTTCCGGCCGAGGCAACTGTGACATAACCGTTTTTAGTCAATGTGTTTGATCCATTAGCATTAGTGGCTGTAAGCGTAACCGCATAAGTTCCACTTGTGGGATAAGTTACAGTAGGGTTTTTAGCGGTACTGGCTGATGGAGTTCCACCAGCAAATGACCACGACCATGAAGTTGGAGCGCCTGTTGATTGATCTGCAAATGTTGTTGATCCACCTGGTATTACGGAAGTCGAACTGGCTGTAAATGCAGCAACCGGTTCTATTGAAGCCGATACAACGATGAAATTAACCGCAGCCATAACAGTAAAACCATCATTTGCTAAAAGGCACACTTTGTAATTGCCAGCTGCTGCAATACCACCAGTAAAAGTGACTGTTCCACTGGCAATCTTTTTTTTGGCGGCAGTTTGTGTACCGCTTGTGTAAAGCCACCCAATATTGTTACCTGCGGCCGGTGTGGTAGTTTGAAGAAACAATCCAATCCAATCCTTTGACATTGTTGAGCCGGTGAAATTTACTGAAATAGGCTCACCTGTATTGTAGGATGCTTTATTTGTTGTAACTGTTTGTGCTTGCAACGTATTGCTGAAACAAAGCAATAACGCGAATAAAACAACAGCACGCAATTGGTTGCAAGCTAAATTGCTCGAACAACAAAAGAATATTGTTTTTTTCATAAGATGGATCTGGGGTGATATGTTTAGATTAAATATTATACAATACATCGCAGACTTAACTATGAATTACTCATACCGATATAGAACATCACCTCTAAACATACTTCACCTTTATCTTATCCAGCCCATATCAACTATGGTATTTATGGTTAAAGCGATATGTTTGTGAATCTCCGGGCTTATGACAAAACCAGAGCAGATCTATGTTTTTCTTACTTCTTTGTTATTTTGAATGTTGCTAATAATCCCTTATGATCAGATGGCCATATGCCATTGGGTTTAAGCAAAGGATCGGAAAGTGTCCTATCTTCAAAACCGCTGCCTCTTACAATGCAAGCAGAAGGACCTACCACGATTATATTTTGCAGCGTAATTCGTTTATCGTCATTATAATAGATAAAATCAATGCGGTCTCTTTCATCGGCATCGGGTGCCCAAACTAATTTTGACAATTCTGCATTGGCATTGAAAGCAGCCCATGTAAAGCCTGGGTATTTGACAGGATCAGGATATTTTACCCGATAAGCATCTTTATAGCCTTTGTTTTGCAGGGTTATACTATTGTGCCATGGCACAACGGTTCCGTTATGGTCAAACAGGTTTTTGGTTGCTTCTGTCCAATCGAGGTGCGATGGCTCATTGAAATCTCCTCCCATAATGATAATGCTTCCTTTTTTTTGTTCTTCGGCTGCATCAGCAACAAAAGCATTAATAGCTTCATCGCGCTTAGAATCAATATTTTGTTGAAGTATTGCGTTTACGTCCGTGATGGGAGCTGGCAACTTTTTCCAGGTAACACCATCGTAACCTCTTGGTAAATAGCATGCATAGTGCGTGTAATCAATATGAACAGAGTATACAGCAATTCTCACTTCTTTACTCGGCTGAAGGATAATCTTATCGAAATTACCTGAGTACATGCCCGCAGTGAAAGAAGCTATCTGGAATTTGGAGAGAATGCTTACATTATTATCGTAGAACGAATAAAAATTAGCTCCTTTTACTTTCAATGCACTAATAATGCGTTCGTTAAACTTGGTTCCATTATAATTACGAACCTCACTTAAGGTTACCACATCAGCCTTTGATTGTATAATTACATCAGCAATGGCATCAAACCCGCCATTGAGCATGGTGCCTTCTTGCCACACATTTAACTGCAATACTTTTAACTGCAAGGAATCGGTATCTACAGAAGGAGAAATCGTTTTAGGGCTAATAATTTCACTCACAGCAGATTTGCAGTTCCCTACAAATACAGCCATTATAAACAAGGCAACGAAAAGGAATCTTCTTTGCATAATTTTTAGTATACGAGAATTAAGATTAAAGAATAAAGATAACCATTACTTGAATTAACAGACTCTACATCAACAAGCATATAATATACTTGTCATGCTGAAGCACGAAGTATCCCTCCCAAAAGCGGTTCGGTTGCGGATTCCTCGTGCCTCGGAATGACACTAATAACCTACACTTAATGGCATTGTTAAATACCCACTTCAAATTCTATTGCAAAACCCACATTACTCCGTTTATATTATCAGACCCGGTATAT
Above is a window of Solitalea lacus DNA encoding:
- a CDS encoding endonuclease/exonuclease/phosphatase family protein, which produces MIIKKQISFIFLLSGILLTTSVFAQTAIYQHSFNADPSYNTIKSLNGSALDLSASASQRNVLKMPYALHNNKQSFSIVLWVKAAQNLQSNYEIIRAVKEENKKQFGWSIGAQANGAWYWKISDSNTSYDYNPTPQRQSIKDQQWHLLAFTYDTDKKESRLYYDGLNVAIYYTPGLDSVNVADELHIGGKPSGDIGEWDTFNGCIDEVKVFDQILPSTYFINEYAKCYSSGKKEAEMHVIGTFKVMNYNIWHGGNETGKEVGVQRIVDVIKSSGADIVSMQETYGSGAKIADALGFYFYLRSTNLSIMSRYPIEETADGYEPFYNGGAYLRLAKNKRILFFTNWLNYPFDYWEMIEKGKPIDTADWQRQQDKVNAQRLRNILQKIEPYVSQTAIPVIFCGDFNTGSHLDYTEATRHLNSGYVINFPASNVMQKAGFIDSFRELYPDPLKDRGITWSPQFPKAFKDRIDYIYYKGHQLKAIKSFVIDKHPVKYPSDHAAMVTEFKFKD
- a CDS encoding endonuclease/exonuclease/phosphatase family protein, producing MKKTIFFCCSSNLACNQLRAVVLFALLLCFSNTLQAQTVTTNKASYNTGEPISVNFTGSTMSKDWIGLFLQTTTPAAGNNIGWLYTSGTQTAAKKKIASGTVTFTGGIAAAGNYKVCLLANDGFTVMAAVNFIVVSASIEPVAAFTASSTSVIPGGSTTFADQSTGAPTSWSWSFAGGTPSASTAKNPTVTYPTSGTYAVTLTATNANGSNTLTKNGYVTVASAGTSLLKVMQFNVWQEGTSVANGMTYIRDVINSVNPDIVGFTEVRNYNGDWTTKIVNDLAAVGKTYYRGYVTGSDVSIISKYPISLSGPILNGATVVYNVNVNGTTVVVCPSHLDYTYYATYLPRGYACGGSGAYAGWNPLNPFAPETNLTAISGQNLGSQRDEQIVAFISYMQNETRPVLLIGDFNEPSCLDWTARQANLYDHNGVVYQWNTTLSLKNNGYTDAYRQVYPDEVLNPGITWPAVATNGGVSTSWTPLSDERDRIDYIFYKGEGVTATTAAIVGPVSSYAYNVATAGGNGNDIFEASTLPWPSDHKAMVATISIPATVSGPTIKTSSEKTNESTLNNTSLEIKAYPNPSNGLITLVSSEDFSSQVFVSDLDGRKILNKTINFKMNDHNTLDLRAFKNGIYLIQIVAQEKIQTIRIIKE
- a CDS encoding endonuclease/exonuclease/phosphatase family protein: MQRRFLFVALFIMAVFVGNCKSAVSEIISPKTISPSVDTDSLQLKVLQLNVWQEGTMLNGGFDAIADVIIQSKADVVTLSEVRNYNGTKFNERIISALKVKGANFYSFYDNNVSILSKFQIASFTAGMYSGNFDKIILQPSKEVRIAVYSVHIDYTHYACYLPRGYDGVTWKKLPAPITDVNAILQQNIDSKRDEAINAFVADAAEEQKKGSIIIMGGDFNEPSHLDWTEATKNLFDHNGTVVPWHNSITLQNKGYKDAYRVKYPDPVKYPGFTWAAFNANAELSKLVWAPDADERDRIDFIYYNDDKRITLQNIIVVGPSACIVRGSGFEDRTLSDPLLKPNGIWPSDHKGLLATFKITKK